A stretch of the Clostridiales bacterium genome encodes the following:
- a CDS encoding phospho-sugar mutase, producing the protein MTIQEKARAWKECPIMTDELMQELHSMNDAEMNDSFYRDLAFGTGGLRGVLGAGTNRMNIFTVIRATRGLGAYLKEQFVQPSCAVSFDSRIHSRDFAEITAASLAAMGIKAYIYPVLEPTPMLSFAVRHLKASAGVMITASHNPAAFNGYKVYGPDGCQITLDAARAIQEQINLQPALADSVPDFEEGLRSGMIRYISAETVEAYYQAVLRLQIHPVSEPLHLVYSPLNGTGNIPVREIMKRLGNITVDIVSEQELPDGNFPTCPYPNPEIREAMQLAIRKMLETGADLCFATDPDCDRMGAAVRNGDDARLITGNEMGILMLDYLCRNTSAGTLPRVVVKTIVSTEMAEPVCRRYGVELRNVLTGFKFIGEQIGLLEKEGQADRFLFGFEESYGYLSGTDVRDKDAVNAALLLCEMASQLKAEGKSLADRLEELQRDFGCYAQRLLTFQYEGEDGLNRMNRIMENLRQPLNRIGQAELEQSERTDYLQGVNGLPSSDVVEFRLSGGRKIVVRPSGTEPKLKAYLFACGDQPAAAEKELDHLEAVVSQLCGK; encoded by the coding sequence ATGACAATTCAGGAAAAAGCCCGGGCATGGAAAGAATGCCCGATCATGACCGATGAGCTGATGCAGGAACTGCATTCGATGAATGATGCGGAAATGAATGACAGCTTTTATCGGGATCTTGCGTTCGGAACAGGCGGACTTCGCGGTGTTCTGGGAGCCGGAACGAACCGAATGAATATTTTCACGGTAATCCGGGCAACAAGAGGACTTGGAGCTTATCTGAAGGAACAGTTCGTGCAGCCGTCCTGTGCGGTCAGCTTTGACAGCCGGATTCACAGCCGGGATTTCGCGGAGATCACTGCGGCATCGCTGGCAGCCATGGGAATCAAAGCATATATTTACCCGGTACTGGAGCCGACACCGATGCTCTCTTTTGCGGTCCGGCATCTGAAGGCTTCAGCGGGTGTCATGATCACTGCTTCCCATAATCCAGCCGCCTTTAACGGATATAAGGTATATGGGCCGGATGGCTGCCAGATTACACTGGACGCCGCCCGGGCAATTCAGGAACAGATTAACCTGCAGCCTGCACTGGCGGATTCGGTACCGGATTTTGAGGAGGGCCTTCGCTCCGGGATGATCCGGTATATCTCTGCGGAAACTGTGGAAGCCTATTATCAGGCTGTGCTCAGGCTCCAGATTCATCCGGTTTCAGAACCGCTGCATCTGGTTTATTCCCCGCTGAACGGTACCGGCAATATTCCGGTTCGGGAAATCATGAAACGGCTTGGAAATATCACAGTGGATATTGTGAGTGAGCAGGAATTGCCGGACGGGAATTTCCCGACATGTCCGTATCCGAATCCGGAAATCCGGGAAGCGATGCAGCTTGCAATCCGAAAGATGCTGGAAACCGGTGCAGATCTTTGCTTTGCAACGGATCCGGACTGTGACCGGATGGGTGCAGCAGTGCGGAACGGAGACGACGCACGCCTTATTACCGGGAATGAAATGGGGATTCTGATGCTGGACTATCTGTGCCGGAACACATCGGCCGGTACTTTGCCCAGAGTAGTGGTCAAGACCATTGTATCCACGGAAATGGCGGAACCGGTCTGCCGCCGTTACGGCGTGGAGCTGCGCAATGTGCTGACCGGATTCAAATTTATCGGTGAGCAGATCGGGCTCCTGGAAAAAGAAGGACAGGCAGACCGTTTCCTGTTTGGCTTCGAGGAAAGCTATGGATATCTTTCCGGGACAGATGTCCGGGATAAGGATGCGGTCAATGCAGCCCTGCTTCTTTGTGAGATGGCTTCTCAGCTGAAGGCTGAAGGGAAATCCCTTGCAGACAGGCTGGAAGAGCTGCAGAGGGATTTCGGCTGTTATGCACAGCGGCTGCTGACTTTCCAGTATGAAGGAGAAGACGGACTGAACCGGATGAACCGGATTATGGAGAATCTGCGCCAGCCTTTGAACCGGATCGGCCAGGCGGAACTGGAGCAGTCAGAACGTACGGATTATCTGCAGGGTGTGAATGGCCTCCCCTCCAGCGATGTGGTGGAGTTCCGCCTATCAGGGGGACGTAAAATTGTTGTCAGGCCTTCAGGGACAGAGCCAAAGCTGAAAGCGTATCTTTTTGCCTGTGGAGATCAGCCGGCTGCTGCGGAAAAAGAACTGGACCACCTGGAAGCCGTTGTCAGCCAGCTTTGCGGAAAATAA
- the mutL gene encoding DNA mismatch repair endonuclease MutL, protein MSKIRMLSESMIGKIAAGEVVERPVSAIKELIENSLDAGATSVTIEIREGGLEYIRVTDNGSGIDESDIRMAFERHATSKISREQDLDAIQTLGFRGEALASIAAVSRITLTTRTRDRDTGLKVINEGGKITSVEETAAPAGTTIIVRDLFFNTPVRRNFMKKPSVEGAAVNELITQLILSRPDISFRYLSNSKVLYHSPGDGQLSSAVHTVYGGQALGTMRKVDGHMNGIILKGYVGIGDNARGNRNQEMFFINRRIMQSQTLSNALEQACRERVMIGKFPVCALHISIPFENVDVNVHPNKLQVRFRDEAAVSEAVLTLVLEALKDRDAFERPVEMFLTRDRVPQDPVPATGKNPASAPSAVVTMAKTLPAQASVVSPAVPPEPVFREIVKPPEQYCAAPAALAVQTVPPVIPVSSSGIPAPAADPLSPAAVAPAPFREEKAEQISTILPQVSRPLKIFGAVFNTFILIEYEDHLLLVDQHAVHERLLFDRLMQENAVQNLGQELLVPIIIPMTRKEISLIEDNRKELESIGLVIDSFGEKDVAVRTIPMVLGEAETTGFVRDILADLDEKHSLAFDKKRAALLQTACKHAVKGGEELSEDQLRSLVEEMIEKKVTPTCPHGRPLVVSISHRELDRKFKRIQN, encoded by the coding sequence ATGAGCAAGATCCGCATGCTCAGCGAAAGCATGATCGGCAAAATTGCTGCCGGTGAAGTGGTGGAGCGCCCTGTATCTGCGATCAAGGAGCTGATTGAAAACAGCCTGGATGCCGGCGCCACTTCCGTGACAATTGAAATCCGTGAAGGCGGTCTGGAATACATCCGGGTTACGGATAACGGCAGCGGTATCGACGAAAGCGATATCCGCATGGCTTTTGAACGCCATGCCACCAGCAAAATTTCCCGGGAACAGGACCTGGATGCAATCCAGACGCTCGGGTTCCGCGGTGAAGCGCTTGCCAGTATTGCAGCTGTTTCCCGCATCACTCTGACCACCCGTACCCGGGACCGGGATACCGGCCTGAAAGTAATCAACGAAGGCGGAAAGATCACATCCGTTGAGGAAACTGCCGCTCCGGCCGGCACCACCATCATCGTTCGGGATCTTTTCTTCAATACACCCGTACGGCGTAATTTTATGAAAAAGCCTTCTGTGGAAGGCGCTGCCGTGAATGAACTGATCACCCAGCTGATCCTCAGCCGCCCGGACATCAGTTTCCGTTATCTGTCCAACAGCAAAGTCCTGTATCATTCTCCCGGCGACGGACAGCTTTCCTCCGCTGTCCATACCGTTTACGGCGGCCAGGCCCTGGGTACCATGCGGAAAGTGGACGGCCATATGAACGGCATCATTCTGAAAGGATACGTCGGAATCGGGGATAATGCCCGCGGCAACCGAAACCAGGAAATGTTCTTTATCAACCGGCGGATCATGCAGAGTCAGACGCTTTCCAATGCTCTGGAGCAGGCATGCCGGGAGCGTGTGATGATCGGGAAGTTCCCGGTCTGTGCCCTTCATATCAGCATCCCGTTTGAAAACGTCGATGTCAATGTCCACCCAAACAAGCTCCAGGTCCGTTTCCGTGATGAAGCAGCCGTCAGCGAAGCGGTCCTGACGCTTGTCCTTGAAGCGCTGAAGGACCGTGATGCTTTTGAAAGGCCTGTGGAGATGTTCCTGACGCGTGACCGTGTGCCCCAGGATCCGGTTCCTGCCACCGGAAAAAATCCTGCGTCAGCGCCGTCCGCCGTTGTCACCATGGCGAAGACTCTTCCTGCCCAGGCTTCTGTCGTTTCGCCCGCAGTTCCTCCGGAACCTGTATTCCGGGAAATCGTGAAACCTCCGGAGCAGTATTGTGCCGCTCCGGCTGCCCTCGCCGTTCAGACCGTGCCGCCTGTCATCCCGGTTTCTTCTTCCGGTATCCCGGCTCCGGCTGCTGATCCGCTTTCCCCCGCGGCAGTTGCTCCGGCACCATTCCGGGAAGAGAAAGCCGAGCAGATCAGCACGATTCTTCCGCAGGTATCCCGGCCGCTGAAAATTTTCGGTGCGGTTTTCAACACGTTTATCCTGATTGAATATGAAGATCATCTGCTGCTTGTCGATCAGCATGCGGTACACGAGCGCCTGCTCTTTGACCGCCTGATGCAGGAAAATGCTGTCCAGAATCTCGGCCAGGAGCTGCTTGTACCGATTATCATTCCTATGACCCGCAAGGAAATTTCCCTGATTGAAGACAACCGGAAAGAGCTTGAATCCATCGGTCTTGTAATCGATTCCTTCGGGGAAAAGGACGTTGCGGTCCGCACGATTCCCATGGTTCTGGGCGAAGCCGAAACCACCGGATTCGTCCGGGATATTCTGGCGGACCTGGATGAAAAGCATTCCCTGGCTTTTGACAAGAAGCGCGCCGCCCTTCTTCAGACCGCCTGCAAACATGCAGTTAAGGGTGGGGAAGAGCTTTCCGAAGACCAGCTTCGCAGCCTGGTCGAGGAAATGATTGAAAAGAAAGTAACCCCGACGTGTCCCCACGGACGCCCGTTGGTGGTTTCCATCAGCCATCGGGAACTGGACCGGAAGTTCAAACGGATCCAGAACTGA
- a CDS encoding methionine gamma-lyase family protein: METIQKLIRSAEEDLSAIFRQIDENEEYRTRAILDVFRDEGVSYRHFSPTTGYGYDDIGRDTLERVYSRVFHTEAALMRPHVASGTAALSLTLSGLTHPGDHILSVTGMPYDTLQSVIGIGDRPHPGSLKEYGVSFDCLELNNGKIDISAMEQAIQPETTLIIAQRSRGYAWRPSLLPEDFREAAEIIHTRYPGIRFMVDNCYGEFVTRDEPTDYGADVCVGSLIKNPGGGLAPTGGYIVGKTECVERIAYRLTAPGLGRELGSYAASYRPFYQGLFMAPHTVAQALKTAILASRVFEKLGMVTTPSSTEKRADIIQAIQFGSPERLVAFCQGIQAASPVDSQAVPEPWDMPGYDDPVVMAAGTFVAGASIELSCDGPIREPYTAYMQGGLTYAHGKIAIAEALSRMAGNGSLKLLNRDE, encoded by the coding sequence ATGGAAACCATTCAGAAGCTGATCCGATCCGCAGAGGAGGATCTGTCGGCCATTTTCAGGCAGATTGATGAAAACGAAGAATACCGGACCCGTGCCATCCTGGATGTTTTCCGGGATGAAGGTGTCAGCTACCGTCATTTTTCCCCGACTACCGGTTACGGATATGATGATATCGGACGTGATACCCTGGAGCGGGTTTATTCCCGTGTTTTCCATACAGAAGCAGCCCTGATGAGACCCCATGTCGCAAGCGGCACCGCGGCCCTCAGCCTGACCCTGTCCGGTCTCACTCATCCGGGGGATCACATTCTCAGTGTCACCGGGATGCCTTATGATACGCTGCAGAGTGTGATCGGGATCGGAGACCGTCCGCATCCCGGTTCCCTGAAGGAATACGGGGTTTCCTTTGACTGCCTGGAACTGAACAACGGGAAAATAGATATTTCCGCAATGGAGCAGGCAATCCAGCCGGAAACCACCCTGATCATTGCCCAGCGCAGCCGCGGGTATGCATGGCGTCCGAGCCTGCTTCCGGAGGATTTTCGTGAAGCTGCTGAAATAATCCATACCCGTTATCCCGGAATCCGTTTCATGGTTGACAACTGTTACGGTGAATTTGTAACCCGGGATGAACCCACCGATTACGGCGCAGATGTCTGTGTCGGCAGCCTGATCAAAAATCCCGGCGGCGGCCTTGCTCCGACCGGGGGATACATTGTCGGAAAAACAGAGTGTGTGGAACGGATCGCTTACCGGCTGACCGCTCCCGGACTGGGGAGGGAACTCGGTTCCTACGCAGCCTCCTACCGTCCGTTCTATCAGGGGCTTTTCATGGCACCGCATACGGTTGCCCAGGCGCTGAAAACCGCTATCCTCGCTTCCCGTGTTTTTGAAAAACTCGGCATGGTTACCACTCCTTCCTCCACTGAAAAGCGGGCTGATATTATCCAGGCAATCCAGTTCGGCTCTCCCGAGCGGCTGGTTGCCTTCTGCCAGGGGATTCAGGCCGCCAGTCCTGTCGACAGCCAGGCTGTTCCGGAACCATGGGATATGCCCGGATATGACGATCCTGTCGTGATGGCCGCCGGAACATTTGTCGCCGGTGCCAGTATTGAACTCAGCTGTGACGGCCCGATCCGTGAACCGTACACCGCCTATATGCAGGGCGGCCTGACATATGCACACGGAAAAATCGCGATTGCAGAAGCACTCAGCCGAATGGCAGGGAACGGTTCCCTGAAGCTTCTCAACCGTGATGAATAA
- a CDS encoding GIY-YIG nuclease family protein → MNNACLQPSGFYTYLLECSDGTYYCGWTNNPAGRLAAHNSGRGSKYTRSRRPVRMVYLECCSSRNEAMRREAEIKKLTRQQKEKLILSIPDPVL, encoded by the coding sequence ATGAATAATGCGTGCCTGCAGCCGTCCGGGTTTTATACCTACCTGCTGGAATGCTCGGACGGAACCTATTACTGCGGCTGGACCAACAATCCTGCCGGGCGGCTGGCAGCCCACAACAGCGGCAGGGGAAGCAAGTATACCCGTTCCAGGAGGCCCGTCCGGATGGTATACCTGGAGTGCTGTTCATCCCGAAATGAAGCGATGCGAAGGGAAGCAGAAATCAAAAAGCTGACCCGGCAGCAGAAGGAAAAGCTGATCCTCTCCATACCGGATCCGGTTCTGTAA
- a CDS encoding zinc-ribbon domain containing protein, with protein sequence MYEDKTLTCRDCGNEFVFSASEQEFFAQKGFQNEPSRCPACRAARRAQNGNGGAPRQMFTVICDGCGCETQVPFQPRGDRPVYCRECYAAQQQSRF encoded by the coding sequence ATGTACGAGGACAAGACCCTGACCTGCCGTGACTGCGGCAACGAATTCGTTTTCTCTGCCAGCGAACAGGAATTTTTCGCGCAGAAGGGTTTCCAGAATGAGCCCAGCCGCTGCCCGGCCTGCCGTGCCGCCCGCCGCGCTCAGAACGGAAACGGTGGTGCTCCCCGCCAGATGTTCACAGTGATCTGTGACGGCTGCGGCTGCGAGACGCAGGTTCCTTTCCAGCCCCGTGGAGATCGTCCCGTCTACTGCCGTGAGTGCTATGCCGCTCAGCAGCAGTCCCGTTTCTGA
- the mutS gene encoding DNA mismatch repair protein MutS yields MAISPMMQQYLQIHDQYPDCLLLFRLGDFYELFFEDAKTASRELELTLTGKDCGLEERAPMCGVPFHSVNTYIEKLISKGYKVAICEQMEDPATAKGLVKRDVVRVITAGTVTDPSMLEDKSNNFLASVYFDGKQTGVAYVDVSTGEFNVSEPVPEHLRTMLLRIAPTEIISNDPVRLVEKAGSEIGYVTEQKKEWYQHRNAASALAAHFHVGQLTSLGLDDHRKAVCAAGALMKYLEETQKNDLEHITSVRFIRDENGMILDSNTRRNLELTESLRGKGRQGTLLGLLDKTCTAMGGRLLRSWVEQPLIRLDLINSRLDAVEELVSRRILGMTLAEELEGVYDMERLLSKVSYRSLNARDCLALCASLKRIPGIRSLLSDVQSEELCRIREDLDPLDDLCALLDQSIHPDAPVSITDGGIIRDGYSRILDDYRSAQTGGKQWIVELEQREREATGIKNLRIQYNKVFGYYIEVTKSFLSQVPDRYIRKQTLTGAERYMTAELKEIEQKIIGAQEQSVRLELQLFNEIRDRIAAEIGRIQKTSSALKHLDVYQSMSRTASENGYVRPLMTEDGTIAITEGRHPVVEQSIGESGFIPNDTLLDLDANRMMIITGPNMAGKSTYMRQVALICLMAQIGSFVPAKEARLSVCDQIFTRVGASDDLASGQSTFMVEMSETAYILRNATRNSLIILDEIGRGTSTFDGLAIAWAVVEYICSKERIGAKTLFATHYHELSELEGHLDGIKNYCISVKEHGEDVIFLRKIIRGGADKSFGVHVARLAGIPRPVIVRAHEIQARLEVSDINQNTIGQNILGEQSQQRMNEQLDLFDYRKTEILEELQALDVMALTPMDAINKLFLLREKARKL; encoded by the coding sequence ATGGCAATTTCACCGATGATGCAGCAATATCTGCAGATTCATGACCAATATCCGGACTGCCTGCTTTTATTCCGGCTGGGCGACTTTTACGAGCTTTTTTTTGAGGATGCAAAAACCGCCTCCCGCGAGCTGGAGCTGACACTGACCGGAAAAGACTGCGGGCTCGAAGAGCGCGCACCGATGTGCGGCGTCCCGTTCCACTCTGTCAATACCTATATTGAAAAGCTGATCAGCAAAGGATACAAGGTTGCCATCTGTGAACAGATGGAGGATCCCGCCACCGCCAAAGGCCTGGTCAAACGCGATGTGGTGCGTGTCATTACCGCCGGTACCGTGACCGATCCTTCCATGCTGGAAGACAAAAGCAACAACTTCCTGGCAAGCGTCTATTTCGACGGAAAGCAGACCGGAGTTGCCTATGTGGACGTCTCCACAGGTGAATTCAATGTTTCCGAACCCGTTCCCGAGCATCTGCGGACAATGCTCCTGCGGATTGCTCCCACCGAAATCATCAGCAATGATCCGGTCCGCCTGGTTGAGAAAGCGGGCAGCGAAATCGGATATGTGACTGAGCAGAAAAAGGAATGGTACCAGCATCGGAATGCTGCCTCTGCACTGGCCGCCCATTTCCATGTGGGACAGCTGACCAGCCTCGGACTGGATGACCACCGGAAAGCGGTTTGCGCAGCCGGCGCGCTGATGAAATACCTGGAGGAAACTCAGAAGAACGACCTGGAGCACATTACCTCCGTCCGCTTTATCCGTGATGAAAACGGAATGATCCTGGATTCCAATACCCGGAGGAATCTCGAACTGACGGAAAGCCTTCGCGGCAAAGGGCGACAGGGAACCCTGCTGGGGCTTCTGGATAAAACCTGTACCGCCATGGGCGGCCGCCTGCTGCGAAGCTGGGTGGAGCAGCCCCTGATCCGACTGGACCTGATCAACAGCCGCCTGGATGCCGTGGAGGAACTCGTCAGCCGACGCATTCTCGGTATGACGCTGGCAGAAGAGCTTGAAGGTGTTTACGATATGGAGCGCCTGCTGAGCAAAGTTTCATACCGAAGCCTGAACGCAAGGGATTGTCTGGCCCTCTGTGCCAGCCTGAAACGGATTCCGGGCATCCGTTCGCTGCTCTCGGATGTGCAGAGTGAAGAGCTTTGCCGGATCCGGGAAGACCTGGATCCACTGGATGACCTATGCGCGCTGCTGGATCAGTCCATCCATCCCGATGCGCCTGTATCCATTACGGATGGCGGAATCATCCGGGATGGATATTCCCGGATCCTGGATGACTACCGGAGTGCCCAGACCGGCGGGAAGCAGTGGATTGTTGAGCTGGAGCAGCGCGAAAGGGAAGCAACCGGCATCAAGAACCTGAGGATCCAGTACAATAAGGTCTTCGGCTACTATATCGAAGTGACAAAGAGTTTCCTGTCCCAGGTTCCGGACCGGTATATCCGCAAACAAACCCTGACCGGAGCCGAGCGGTATATGACCGCTGAGCTAAAGGAGATCGAGCAGAAAATCATCGGTGCGCAGGAACAGAGCGTCCGGCTGGAGCTCCAGCTCTTCAATGAAATCCGGGACCGGATTGCCGCGGAAATCGGACGAATCCAGAAAACCAGCAGTGCCCTGAAGCACCTGGATGTTTATCAGAGCATGAGCCGGACCGCATCCGAAAACGGATACGTCCGTCCGCTTATGACGGAAGACGGTACCATTGCCATTACCGAAGGCCGGCATCCGGTGGTAGAACAGAGCATCGGCGAAAGCGGTTTTATTCCGAATGATACGCTGCTGGACCTGGATGCTAACCGCATGATGATTATTACCGGCCCGAACATGGCCGGAAAAAGCACCTACATGCGGCAGGTTGCCCTGATCTGCCTGATGGCCCAGATCGGATCTTTTGTTCCGGCAAAGGAAGCGAGGCTGTCTGTATGCGACCAGATATTCACCCGGGTCGGCGCATCCGATGATCTTGCCAGCGGACAGAGCACGTTTATGGTGGAAATGAGCGAGACTGCCTATATCCTGCGCAATGCCACGCGGAACAGCCTGATCATCCTGGATGAGATCGGCCGGGGGACCAGCACATTTGACGGTCTGGCGATTGCGTGGGCCGTTGTCGAATACATCTGCAGCAAGGAACGGATCGGAGCAAAGACGCTGTTTGCCACGCATTATCATGAACTGAGCGAGCTGGAAGGCCACCTGGACGGAATCAAGAATTACTGCATTTCCGTCAAGGAACACGGAGAGGATGTTATTTTCCTGCGGAAAATCATCCGCGGCGGCGCTGACAAAAGCTTCGGTGTCCATGTGGCCCGCCTGGCCGGTATTCCCCGGCCTGTCATTGTCCGGGCGCACGAAATCCAGGCCCGGCTTGAAGTCAGTGACATTAACCAGAATACGATCGGGCAGAATATTCTGGGGGAACAGAGCCAGCAGCGGATGAATGAGCAGCTGGACCTGTTTGACTACCGGAAAACCGAAATACTCGAAGAATTGCAGGCACTGGATGTCATGGCCCTGACACCCATGGACGCCATCAACAAGCTGTTCCTGCTCCGGGAGAAAGCCCGTAAACTGTAA
- the miaA gene encoding tRNA (adenosine(37)-N6)-dimethylallyltransferase MiaA, which produces MPDRIICRVLTGPTASGKSNFAMELAAQMGWDILCMDSMQVYRRMNIGTAKPSAAEQKLVPHHLLDIRNPEESFSVSEYVTEAESLVRELYHAGKNVLFVGGTGLYLQAMMMPMGMGNVPANPALREELNQLALTEEGKRILHSRLEKTDPDTAAKLPLNDIRRTIRAIEVTEATGIPFSRQENRPDHSPFEWRVVSTAMDRNMLYDRINRRVDQMFHDGLEEEVRGLLSDGVPETAQSMCALGYKEMIPYIHGLITAVQAADAIRTGSRHYAKRQITFLKRIPDIRFVDAGIPGACSRIGRILA; this is translated from the coding sequence ATGCCGGATCGAATCATATGCCGGGTCCTGACCGGACCGACCGCGAGCGGCAAATCCAATTTCGCCATGGAACTGGCCGCACAGATGGGATGGGATATCCTCTGCATGGACAGCATGCAGGTTTACCGGCGGATGAATATCGGCACAGCCAAACCTTCTGCCGCAGAACAGAAGCTTGTTCCGCATCATCTCCTGGACATCCGGAATCCGGAAGAATCCTTCAGTGTATCCGAGTATGTCACAGAAGCGGAGTCCCTGGTTCGGGAGCTGTATCATGCAGGGAAAAACGTCCTGTTTGTCGGCGGGACCGGGCTGTATCTGCAGGCAATGATGATGCCGATGGGAATGGGAAACGTTCCGGCCAACCCCGCTTTGCGGGAAGAACTGAACCAACTGGCACTGACCGAGGAAGGGAAGCGGATCCTGCATTCCCGCCTTGAAAAGACCGATCCCGATACTGCCGCCAAACTTCCTCTGAACGATATCCGGCGGACAATCCGTGCCATCGAGGTAACCGAAGCAACCGGAATTCCTTTTTCCCGTCAGGAAAATCGCCCTGATCATTCCCCCTTTGAATGGCGGGTTGTATCCACTGCAATGGATCGGAACATGCTTTATGACCGGATCAACCGCCGTGTGGATCAGATGTTTCATGACGGTCTTGAAGAAGAGGTTCGGGGCCTGCTTTCAGACGGTGTCCCGGAAACAGCCCAGAGCATGTGCGCCCTCGGCTATAAGGAAATGATCCCGTATATTCACGGCCTGATTACAGCCGTGCAGGCTGCTGATGCCATCCGTACAGGAAGCCGTCATTACGCCAAGCGCCAGATCACCTTCCTGAAACGGATACCGGATATCCGGTTTGTCGATGCCGGAATTCCCGGTGCCTGCAGCCGGATCGGCCGGATTCTTGCATAA
- a CDS encoding YlbF family regulator, whose amino-acid sequence MREVMMKAQELAEAILNSETYTRMKKLEGEVRHDETAARLLSDMIEKRQAVESILSSANMKPEELSSASLEMEAAEKAMNENEQIAALKSARKDFQTMMDNVNQILRLVITGRVDDNPSGGCCSGNCSSCGGCQ is encoded by the coding sequence ATGCGCGAAGTAATGATGAAAGCCCAGGAACTGGCGGAAGCCATCCTGAACAGTGAAACATATACCCGGATGAAAAAGCTGGAAGGCGAAGTGCGCCATGATGAAACCGCCGCCCGTCTGTTATCCGATATGATCGAAAAACGGCAGGCCGTTGAATCCATCCTGTCTTCGGCCAACATGAAACCGGAAGAGCTGTCCAGCGCCAGCCTGGAAATGGAGGCGGCGGAAAAGGCAATGAATGAAAACGAGCAGATTGCCGCCCTGAAATCCGCCCGCAAGGATTTCCAGACCATGATGGATAATGTCAACCAGATCCTCCGCCTGGTGATTACCGGCCGCGTTGATGACAATCCGTCCGGCGGGTGCTGTTCCGGCAATTGTTCTTCCTGCGGAGGATGTCAGTAA
- the miaB gene encoding tRNA (N6-isopentenyl adenosine(37)-C2)-methylthiotransferase MiaB — translation MKKQETIVSREEIERQYGFMHEIRMLPHRPETYYIVTYGCQMNAHDSEKLAGMLEEMGMTPAPNREESDFVIFNTCCIRDNAERRALGNITWLKEVRKTRPNLMIAVCGCMIQEPGMAEKIMKQYRFVNLAFGTSNLYRFPELMLQALNSMESTVVVDDGEPVPEGLPVRRLRHDAAYLTIMYGCDNFCSYCIVPYVRGRERSRDPESILKEAEDLLKSGIQEIMLLGQNVNSYGKGLPGNPSFAGLLSDLDRMGIPRIRFMTSHPKDLSDDLIDAMACGKHILPQFHLPVQSGSDRILKLMNRHYTREKYLERVKQLRDAVPGIGLSTDIIVGFPGETDEDFRDTLDLVREVRYDSAFTFIYSPRTGTKAASFSDQIDPDVSSRRIEELIALQESLQKETMKRFLGQEEEILVEGLSRRSKHEISGKGLHGISVTTGGCNEDIGRIIRCRITGLKNNTLTAERI, via the coding sequence TGTGACATACGGCTGCCAGATGAATGCCCATGACTCGGAAAAGCTGGCCGGCATGCTGGAAGAAATGGGGATGACTCCCGCTCCGAACCGGGAAGAATCCGATTTTGTGATCTTCAACACCTGCTGTATCCGGGATAATGCGGAACGGCGTGCCCTCGGCAATATCACCTGGCTGAAGGAGGTCCGCAAGACACGGCCGAACCTGATGATTGCTGTATGCGGATGTATGATCCAGGAACCCGGAATGGCTGAAAAGATTATGAAGCAGTACCGCTTTGTCAATCTGGCATTCGGCACTTCCAATCTGTACCGCTTTCCGGAACTGATGCTTCAGGCGCTCAACAGCATGGAAAGCACGGTTGTCGTGGATGACGGAGAGCCCGTACCGGAAGGGCTGCCCGTCCGCCGGCTGCGCCATGATGCTGCCTATCTCACCATCATGTACGGCTGTGACAACTTCTGCAGCTATTGTATTGTTCCATACGTACGCGGCCGGGAAAGAAGCCGTGATCCGGAATCCATTCTGAAAGAAGCAGAAGATCTCCTGAAAAGCGGAATACAGGAGATCATGCTGCTTGGCCAGAATGTCAACAGCTACGGAAAAGGGCTGCCCGGGAACCCGTCATTTGCCGGTCTTCTCAGCGACCTGGACCGGATGGGTATCCCCCGGATCCGGTTCATGACAAGCCATCCGAAGGATCTTTCCGATGACCTGATCGATGCGATGGCCTGCGGAAAACATATCCTGCCCCAGTTCCATCTTCCTGTTCAGAGCGGAAGCGACCGGATCCTGAAGCTGATGAACCGCCACTATACGCGTGAGAAATACCTGGAACGCGTGAAACAGCTTCGTGATGCCGTGCCCGGCATCGGCCTGAGCACAGATATCATCGTCGGTTTTCCGGGGGAAACGGATGAGGACTTCCGGGATACACTGGACCTGGTCCGCGAAGTGCGGTATGACAGTGCTTTCACTTTCATTTATTCTCCGCGTACCGGAACAAAAGCCGCCAGTTTTTCTGACCAGATTGACCCGGATGTATCCTCCCGCCGGATTGAGGAACTGATTGCCCTGCAGGAAAGCCTGCAAAAGGAAACCATGAAGCGTTTCCTCGGGCAGGAGGAGGAAATCCTGGTGGAAGGACTCAGCCGGAGAAGCAAGCATGAAATTTCCGGAAAAGGACTGCACGGGATCTCCGTTACCACCGGAGGATGCAATGAAGACATCGGCCGTATTATCCGGTGCCGGATTACCGGCCTGAAAAACAACACGCTGACTGCGGAAAGGATCTGA